In Mercenaria mercenaria strain notata chromosome 13, MADL_Memer_1, whole genome shotgun sequence, a single window of DNA contains:
- the LOC123530455 gene encoding fibrillin-2-like, giving the protein MSLNPEDVSDLMIQAPGKVEIHMIKYVNPNGLTANRRCCDPVRGSRKCEGECDHAFVVCLDKRNGYNRTGSMKFKVRVEDHDPGRNDFVELLRTYLDITPDRSREKSTPHAVNINMRTKLEATSRVYCDQFYHGPQCMSFCEPHNNASGHYTCNEANGEKICMKVVATTIVVLVVPASKTTLLPVVTATFVVGLILAVASSIEPEAVAKVALEVEAIAGIKVLEVEATVGITVLEVKAKAGIIVLEVEATAGITALEVEAIAGITALEVEAIAGITVLEVEAIAGITALEVEATAGITALEVEATAGITALEVEATAGLTALEVEATAGLTALEVEATAGITALEVEATAGITALEVEATAGITALEVEATAGITALEVEATAGITALEVEATAGITALEVEATAGITALEVEATAGITALEVEATAGITALEVEATAGITALEVEATAGITALEVEATAGITALEVEATAGITALEVEATAGITALEVEATAGITALEVEATAGITALEVEATAGITALEVEATAGITALEVEATAGITALEVEATAGITALEVEATAGITALEVEATAGITALEVEATAGITALEVEATAGITALEVEATAGITALEVEATAGITALEVEATAGITALEVEATAGITALEVEATAGITALEVEATAGITALEVEATAGITALEVEATAGITVLEVEAIAGITVLEVEATAGITVLEVEAIAGITVLEVEATAASSDKHSSNMYRTDAPAECRGGVVTTRIAAAEAMMVGLAETATKVLTTVLVIHVRMGQHVSMKWILILVNAFHDIKVSRKYCETYHDFCQDSPCKHNGVCENIERGFKCTCALGYVGDKCEFEINECDPNPCQNGAVCHNLIGKFECECVGFKGLTCTDDDDECLKNPCSNGGTCQNTLGSYNCKCNEAWKGKNCEIDINECAKNPCKNKGKCINYMGTYICKCAEGFTGKHCKTDVNECLESPCGAFGTCQNTHGSFKCLCAEGFFDKLCNADTDECVKDPCLNDATCENTPGSYRCICAEGFHGQNCLQDVDECKSLECHNNGTCVNTKGSFHCDCNSNFTGKFCVEDINECIVSPCENRARCKNTIGGFECQCEPGWRGPLCNADINECDLDTCKNDATCVNSRGSFQCICQEGFEGNVCSVDTNECDFGICENKGTCTNTYGSFECRCADGYRGQTCNEDEDECLKMLCINGATCHNTFGSYRCECATGWEGKHCETDINECTTHSPCENGGECINYLGTYVCKCVEGFLDEHCATDLNECDRKPCGSFGSCENSHGSFICHCNSGFQGSLCNSDIDECENSPCKNNATCNNIHGSYSCLCADGFLGHDCMADKNECLDNPCINNGSCTNSIGSYNCQCVDGWQGQHCEIDVNECNENPCKNKGSCKNVIGSYHCECKDGWTGNLCQNDVNECDLGACKNEATCVNSEGSFKCICTEGFKGDTCNNDVDECEYSICENNGKCTNTYGSFHCKCASGFKALTCNEDIDECLEFPCNNDATCTNTVGSYTCSCVLGWEGKHCENDVNECTEVPCGKYGECKNLVGTFECQCYPGWTGKLCKKDVNECISDSCKNGGTCINSQGSFRCYCPDGFKGSACSEDVNECHLNVCKNGGNCTNTHGSFYCKCKPGFDGLTCNEDIDECLTKPCSNGATCDNTIGSYYCQCAEGWHGKHCEIDMDECKENPCGRHGKCRNLVGSFECECNPGWRGLVCQKDVNECYQDICKNNAPCRNSVGSFTCFCPDGFKGDVCEEDVNECDFGVCKNNATCTNLYGSFDCKCEPGLLGLTCNEDIDECLTNPCNNGATCHNTYGSFYCECLEGWQGNKHCDSDTDECLENPCKNNGICKNLVGYFECECQPGWTGSLCSKDVNECESNSCKNGAICKNSVGSFSCVCLEGFKGKICADDVDECKYDICENNGTCTNTYGSFDCKCQPEFTGLTCNNDVDECLTDPCSNGGTCYNSDGSYICKCVKGWHGKHCEIDTDECDNNPCKNEGICRNLVGSFECECKLGWNGTVCSEDVNECVLDGCKNNASCSNSEGSFSCFCSEGFQGKICADDVNECAYGICENNGTCTNTYGAFDCKCELGFRGLTCHEDKNECLKNPCSNNGICTNTHGSYMCTCADGWQGMNCEIDTDECTENPCENGGTCKNLVGTVECVCTPGWKGKVCDVDVNECHKSMCKNNASCVNTQGSFNCHCTEGFHGAICSEDVNECKYGICENGGTCTNTHGSFDCKCLSGYMGLTCGDDVNECTENPCSNDATCKNTIGSYTCACVDGWHGKHCEIDTDECNKNPCFHGAKCRNMVGSFECECKLGWTGELCEQDMDECSMDMCKNGATCLNSHGSFVCFCSEGFQGNVCLDDVNECEYGICENNGTCINTYGSFDCKCAGDFSGRTCNNDIDECLKEHPCSNGATCHNTVGSYSCECADGWYGKHCEIDDNECLENPCDNNGICINTYGSYTCKCVDGFSGLTCTEDVDECLVRPCNNGATCSNTLGSYFCECRKGWQGNHCEIDVNECNENPCENNGTCINTYGSFKCICQRDFSGSICNNDIDECLQNPCGNGATCHNTIGSYFCECSEGWIGQHCEIDVNECNKNPCDNNGICTNTYGSFNCKCERGYSGFNCNEDVDECIQKPCNHGATCTNTMGSYECECADGWQGMNCDVDINECGNDPCFNNGTCINSLGSYICQCTEGFKDAVCKTDVNECDKGPCGDFGTCENTYGSFSCKCAEGFYGKLCNSEHNECADHPCKNNGTCYNLPGTYSCKCVEGFSGKNCSSDVNECESIECFNNGTCVNTFGSFYCKCSDTFSGALCDDDVNECLSSPCRNGGTCNNIEGSYECLCNAGYEGFFCQNDTDECSTLPCGGYGSCLNSFGSYSCSCQTGFFGFHCHKDVNECEDSPCRNNATCENEPGSFRCSCTDGFLGKLCEEDLDECLQSPCINGTCNNTYGSFECDCFDRFRGKLCDTYVSAIVKKPWAVTHWYAILVIVTGGVILSLLPAVIYVNKRRIQMSRTNGSVRKWVSPEDLTSNGYDNIVHNGETPQYGRIIRYLTPHRTHR; this is encoded by the exons GGTTCTATGAAGTTTAAGGTACGGGTTGAAGACCACGATCCCGGCAGAAATGATTTTGTAGAACTTCTACGTACATACTTAGACATAACTCCAGACAGGTCAAGAGAGAAGTCAACGCCGCATGCTGTCAACATCAACATGCGAACAAA ATTAGAAGCCACATCTAGAGTCTATTGCGACCAGTTTTATCATGGTCCACAGTGCATGTCATTCTGCGAGCCTCATAACAATGCTAGCGGCCACTACACCTGTAACGAGGCCAACGGCGAGAAAATTTGTATGAAAG TAGTAGCAACAACAATAGTAGTGCTTGTAGTACCAGCAAGTAAAACAACGTTGTTACCAGTAGTAACAGCCACATTTGTTGTAGGCCTAATACTTGCAGTAGCATCATCAATAGAGCCAGAAGCAGTAGCAAAGGTAGCGCTAGAAGTGGAAGCAATAGCAGGAATAAAAGTGCTAGAAGTGGAAGCAACAGTAGGAATAACAGTGCTAGAAGTAAAAGCAAAAGCAGGAATAATAGTGCTAGAAGTGGAAGCAACAGCAGGAATAACAGCGCTAGAAGTGGAAGCAATAGCAGGAATAACAGCGCTAGAAGTGGAAGCAATAGCAGGAATAACAGTGCTAGAAGTGGAAGCAATAGCAGGAATAACAGCGCTAGAAGTGGAAGCAACAGCAGGAATAACAGCGCTAGAAGTGGAAGCAACAGCAGGAATAACAGCGCTAGAAGTGGAAGCAACAGCAGGACTAACAGCGCTAGAAGTGGAAGCAACAGCAGGACTAACAGCGCTAGAAGTGGAAGCAACAGCAGGAATAACAGCGCTAGAAGTGGAAGCAACAGCAGGAATAACAGCGCTAGAAGTGGAAGCAACAGCAGGAATAACAGCGCTAGAAGTGGAAGCAACAGCAGGAATTACAGCGCTAGAAGTGGAAGCAACAGCAGGAATAACAGCGCTAGAAGTGGAAGCAACAGCAGGAATAACAGCGCTAGAAGTGGAAGCAACAGCAGGAATTACAGCGCTAGAAGTGGAAGCAACAGCAGGAATTACAGCGCTAGAAGTGGAAGCAACAGCAGGAATAACAGCGCTAGAAGTGGAAGCAACAGCAGGAATTACAGCGCTAGAAGTGGAAGCAACAGCAGGAATAACAGCGCTAGAAGTGGAAGCAACAGCAGGAATTACAGCGCTAGAAGTGGAAGCAACAGCAGGAATTACAGCGCTAGAAGTGGAAGCAACAGCAGGAATAACAGCGCTAGAAGTGGAAGCAACAGCAGGAATAACAGCGCTAGAAGTGGAAGCAACAGCAGGAATAACAGCGCTAGAAGTGGAAGCAACAGCAGGAATAACAGCGCTAGAAGTGGAAGCAACAGCAGGAATAACAGCGCTAGAAGTGGAAGCAACAGCAGGAATAACAGCGCTAGAAGTGGAAGCAACAGCAGGAATAACAGCGCTAGAAGTGGAAGCAACAGCAGGAATAACAGCGCTAGAAGTGGAAGCAACAGCAGGAATAACAGCGCTAGAAGTGGAAGCAACAGCAGGAATAACAGCGCTAGAAGTGGAAGCAACAGCAGGAATAACAGCGCTAGAAGTGGAAGCAACAGCAGGAATAACAGCGCTAGAAGTGGAAGCAACAGCAGGAATAACAGCGCTAGAAGTGGAAGCAACAGCAGGAATAACAGCGCTAGAAGTGGAAGCAACAGCAGGAATAACAGCGCTAGAAGTGGAAGCAACAGCAGGAATAACAGCGCTAGAAGTGGAAGCAACAGCAGGAATAACAGCGCTAGAAGTGGAAGCAACAGCAGGAATAACAGCGCTAGAAGTGGAAGCAACAGCAGGAATAACAGTGCTAGAAGTGGAAGCAATAGCAGGAATAACAGTGCTAGAAGTGGAAGCAACAGCAGGAATAACAGTGCTAGAAGTGGAAGCAATAGCAGGAATAACAGTGCTAGAAGTGGAAGCAACAGCAGCATCTAGTGACAAGCACAGTAGCAACATGTATAGAACAGACGCACCAGCGGAATGTAGAGGTGGAGTTGTTACAACAAGAATAGCAGCAGCAGAAGCAATGATG GTTGGTCTGGCAGAAACTGCGACAAAAGTCCTAACGACTGTATTGGTCATACATGTGAGAATGGGGCAACATGTGTCGATGAAGTGGATTCTTATTCTTGTAAATGCCTTCCACGATATAAAGGTTTCCA GAAAATACTGCGAAACCTACCACGACTTTTGTCAAGATTCACCTTGCAAACATAATGGTGTCTGCGAAAATATAGAACGCGGTTTTAAATGCACTTGTGCCTTAGGGTATGTAGGAGACAAATGCGAGTTTGAGATCAATGAATGTGATCCTAACCCGTGCCAGAATGGTGCTGTTTGTCATAACTTGATAGGAAAGTTCGAATGTGAGTGTGTTGGATTTAAAGGCCTAACATGTACCGATGACGACGATGAATGTTTGAAAAACCCGTGTAGTAACGGAGGTACTTGTCAGAATACGTTGGGTTCATACAACTGCAAATGCAACGAAGCATGGAAAggaaaaaattgtgaaattgaTATCAATGAATGCGCGAAAAACCCGTGCAAGAACAAGGGAAAATGTATTAACTACATGGgaacatatatttgtaaatgcgCCGAAGGCTTTACTGGTAAGCACTGTAAAACTGATGTGAATGAATGCTTAGAATCACCATGTGGTGCATTTGGTACCTGCCAAAACACACATGGTTCTTTTAAATGTCTATGTGCTGAGggattttttgacaaactttgcAATGCGGACACTGATGAATGTGTCAAAGATCCGTGTTTAAATGACGCGACATGTGAAAACACTCCCGGTTCATACAGGTGTATTTGTGCGGAAGGATTTCATGGCCAGAACTGCTTACAAGATGTAGATGAATGCAAAAGTTTAGAATGTCATAACAATGGCACTTGTGTAAATACTAAAGGATCATTTCACTGTGACTGTAACAGCAATTTTACTGGTAAATTTTGTGTAGAGGATATAAATGAATGTATAGTGTCGCCGTGTGAAAACAGGGCGCGTTGTAAGAATACTATTGGAGGATTTGAATGTCAATGTGAACCAGGGTGGCGTGGCCCTTTATGTAATGCTGATATAAATGAATGCGATCTTGATACCTGCAAAAATGATGCGACATGTGTAAATTCACGAGGATCATTTCAATGTATTTGCCAAGAAGGTTTTGAAGGAAATGTTTGTTCAGTTGATACAAACGAATGCGACTTTGGCATTTGTGAGAATAAAGGTACATGTACGAATACATATGGTTCTTTTGAATGTAGGTGTGCTGATGGGTATAGGGGACAGACTTGCAATGAGGATGAAGACGAATGTTTAAAGATGCTATGCATCAACGGAGCTACATGTCACAACACTTTTGGCTCTTACCGCTGCGAATGTGCTACAGGCTGGGAGGGAAAACATTGCGAAACTGACATCAACGAATGTACAACGCACAGTCCTTGCGAAAACGGCGGCGAGTGTATAAATTATCTTGGAACGTATGTTTGTAAATGTGTCGAAGGTTTTTTGGATGAACATTGCGCAACAGATCTTAATGAATGTGATCGGAAGCCATGTGGCAGCTTCGGTTCATGTGAAAATTCACATGGGTCCTTTATTTGTCATTGTAATAGCGGATTTCAGGGAAGTCTGTGTAACTCTGATATTGACGAATGTGAGAATAGTCCATGTAAGAACAACGCTACATGTAACAATATACATGGCTCATATTCATGTCTATGTGCTGACGGATTCTTGGGACATGACTGTATGGCGGACAAAAATGAGTGCTTAGATAACCCATGCATTAATAACGGTTCATGCACAAATTCCATAGGGTCATATAACTGTCAATGTGTTGACGGTTGGCAAGGACAACACTGTGAAATTGATGTTAATGAATGCAATGAAAATCCTTGTAAAAATAAGGGTAGCTGCAAAAATGTGATTGGATCATACCATTGTGAATGTAAAGATGGATGGACTGGAAACTTGTGTCAAAACGACGTGAATGAATGCGATTTAGGAGCATGTAAAAACGAAGCAACATGCGTGAATTCAGAAGGCTCATTTAAGTGCATCTGTACCGAGGGCTTCAAAGGAGATACTTGTAACAATGATGTTGATGAATGCGAATACAGTATTTGTGAAAACAACGGTAAATGCACCAATACTTATGGATCGTTTCATTGTAAATGTGCAAGTGGTTTCAAAGCACTGACTTGTAATGAAGATATAGATGAATGTTTAGAATTTCCCTGCAACAACGATGCTACGTGCACTAATACTGTCGGGTCCTATACATGCTCTTGTGTATTAGGGTGGGAAGGAAAACATTGTGAAAATGACGTAAATGAATGCACGGAAGTTCCATGCGGTAAATACGGAGAATGTAAAAATTTGGTTGGAACATTTGAATGCCAGTGCTATCCGGGATGGACGGGAAAACTGTGCAAGAAAGATGTGAACGAATGCATTTCAGATTCATGCAAAAACGGAGGAACGTGTATAAACTCACAAGGATCGTTCCGATGTTACTGTCCTGATGGGTTTAAAGGTTCGGCTTGTTCAGAAGATGTTAACGAATGCCActtaaatgtttgcaaaaatggCGGCAATTGTACAAATACACACGGTTCGTTTTATTGTAAGTGTAAACCTGGCTTTGATGGTTTAACTTGTAATGAAGATATTGATGAGTGCTTGACAAAGCCGTGCAGCAATGGTGCAACATGTGACAACACCATCGGCTCGTACTATTGTCAGTGTGCCGAAGGATGGCACGGGAAACATTGTGAGATCGATATGGATGAATGCAAAGAAAATCCATGCGGTAGACATGGTAAATGCAGAAATCTCGTCGGTTCATTTGAATGTGAATGTAACCCCGGTTGGCGAGGACTTGTGTGTCAAAAAGATGTTAATGAGTGTTATCAGGATATATGTAAAAACAATGCCCCTTGCAGAAATTCAGTTGGTTCTTTCACTTGTTTTTGTCCGGATGGATTCAAAGGCGATGTTTGTGAAGAAGATGTAAACGAATGTGATTTTGGAGTTTGTAAAAATAATGCCACGTGTACAAATTTATATGGCTCATTTGATTGTAAATGTGAGCCAGGATTGTTGGGCCTTACCTGTAATGAGGACATCGATGAATGTTTGACAAATCCGTGCAACAATGGCGCTACATGTCATAACACATACGGATCGTTTTACTGTGAATGTTTAGAAGGATGGCAGGGCAACAAACACTGCGACAGCGATACAGATGAATGTCTGGAAAATCCATGCAAAAATAATGGGATCTGCAAAAATTTAGTTGGCTATTTTGAATGCGAGTGTCAACCAGGATGGACAGGTTCACTGTGTTCCAAAGATGTCAATGAATGCGAATCAAATTCTTGCAAGAATGGCGCGATTTGTAAAAATTCAGTAGGCTCGTTCAGTTGCGTTTGTCTTGAAGGATTTAAAGGAAAAATCTGCGCTGATGATGTAGACGAATGCAAATATGACATATGTGAAAACAATGGTACATGTACAAATACATATGGTTCATTTGACTGCAAATGTCAGCCAGAATTTACGGGGCTTACCTGTAACAACGATGTTGATGAATGTTTGACGGATCCCTGCAGTAATGGAGGAACTTGTTATAACAGCGACGGGTCTTATATATGTAAATGTGTAAAAGGGTGGCACGGAAAACATTGTGAAATTGATACAGATGAATGTGATAATAATCCATGTAAGAACGAAGGAATATGTAGAAACCTTGTTGGGTCATTTGAATGTGAATGTAAACTAGGTTGGAATGGCACTGTTTGCTCAGAGGATGTCAATGAATGCGTTTTAGATGGGTGCAAGAACAATGCCTCATGCAGTAACTCAGAAGGGTCATTTAGTTGCTTCTGCTCTGAAGGATTTCAAGGGAAAATTTGTGCAGATGATGTGAACGAATGTGCATATGGCATTTGTGAAAACAATGGTACTTGTACAAATACATACGGGGCCTTTGACTGCAAATGCGAACTCGGTTTTAGAGGGTTAACTTGTCATGAGGATAAAAACGAATGTTTGAAAAATCCGTGCAGTAACAATGGCATCTGCACTAACACACATGGTTCGTACATGTGTACATGTGCTGATGGCTGGCAAGGTATGAACTGTGAAATTGATACCGACGAATGCACTGAAAATCCTTGTGAAAATGGTGGAACCTGTAAAAATTTAGTTGGTACTGTTGAATGCGTATGTACCCCAGGGTGGAAAGGAAAAGTGTGCGATGTAGATGTTAATGAATGTCATAAATCTATGTGTAAGAACAATGCAAGTTGTGTAAATACGCAAGGATCATTTAATTGTCACTGTACTGAAGGTTTTCATGGTGCAATTTGTTCCGAAGACGTTAACGAATGTAAATATGGAATATGCGAGAACGGCGGTACTTGTACAAACACGCATGGATCTTTTGATTGTAAGTGTCTAAGCGGATATATGGGATTAACTTGTGGTGATGATGTAAACGAATGCACGGAAAACCCATGCAGCAACGACGCTACATGTAAAAACACCATAGGGTCATATACATGCGCATGTGTTGATGGATGGCATGGAAAACATTGCGAAATTGATACTGATGAGTGCAATAAAAACCCGTGCTTTCATGGAGCAAAATGTAGAAATATGGTGGGTTCGTTTGAATGTGAATGTAAGCTTGGATGGACAGGTGAGCTCTGTGAACAAGATATGGACGAATGCAGTATGGATATGTGCAAAAATGGCGCGACGTGTTTAAACTCCCATGGATCGTTTGTTTGTTTCTGCtctgaaggatttcaaggaaatgTTTGTTTGGATGACGTCAATGAATGCGAGTATGGTATATGCGAAAACAACGGAACATGTATAAATACGTACGGTTCATTTGATTGTAAATGTGCAGGGGACTTTTCAGGTCGTACATGTAATAATGATATAGATGAATGCCTCAAAGAACATCCATGTAGTAATGGAGCAACATGTCATAATACTGTGGGATCATACAGCTGTGAGTGTGCAGACGGCTGGTATGGTAAGCATTGTGAAATCGACGACAACGAATGTCTCGAAAACCCATGTGATAATAATGGCATATGCATAAACACATATGGCTCATATACCTGTAAATGTGTGGACGGTTTTTCTGGCTTAACCTGTACTGAAGACGTTGATGAATGTTTGGTACGTCCTTGTAACAATGGCGCTACCTGTAGCAATACGTTAGGGTCATACTTCTGCGAATGTCGCAAAGGCTGGCAAGGAAATCATTGTGAAATAGATGTAAATGAATGCAATGAAAATCCTTGTGAAAATAACGGAACGTGTATAAATACATACGGTTCGTTCAAATGTATCTGCCAACGAGATTTTTCAGGTTCTATATGTAATAATGATATTGATGAATGTCTACAGAACCCATGTGGTAATGGAGCCACCTGTCACAATACCATTGGCTCATATTTCTGTGAATGCAGCGAAGGATGGATTGGTCAACACTGCGAAATAGACGTTAACGAATGCAATAAAAATCCTTGTGACAACAATGGCATTTGCACCAATACCTATGGGTCATTTAACTGTAAATGCGAACGGGGGTATTCTGGATTCAATTGTAATGAGGATGTAGATGAATGTATACAGAAACCATGTAATCATGGTGCCACCTGCACTAACACTATGGGATCATATGAATGCGAATGTGCCGATGGATGGCAAGGAATGAACTGTGACGTAGACATAAATGAATGTGGAAACGATCCGTGTTTTAACAATGGTACGTGTATAAATTCTCTCGGGTCGTACATATGCCAATGTACTGAAGGCTTTAAGGATGCTGTTTGTAAAACTGATGTCAATGAATGCGACAAAGGACCATGCGGAGATTTTGGGACTTGTGAAAACACATATGGTTCTTTTTCTTGTAAATGTGCGGAAGGATTTTACGGCAAACTATGCAATTCAGAGCATAATGAATGTGCAGACCATCCATGCAAAAATAATGGAACGTGTTACAATTTACCTGGTACATACAGTTGCAAATGTGTAGAGGGATTTTCTGGTAAAAACTGTTCCTCTGACGTCAACGAATGCGAAAGTATTGAATGCTTTAACAATGGTACGTGTGTAAATACATTTGGATCATTTTACTGCAAATGTTCTGACACATTTTCTGGTGCACTCTGTGATGACGACGTTAATGAATGCCTCTCCTCGCCATGTAGAAATGGCGGCACATGTAATAACATTGAAGGGTCTTATGAGTGTCTCTGTAACGCTGGTTATGAAGGTTTCTTTTGTCAAAATGACACAGATGAATGCTCGACATTACCTTGTGGCGGGTACGGTTCATGTCTAAACAGTTTTGGCTCGTACTCGTGTTCATGCCAAACGGGATTCTTTGGTTTTCACTGCCACAAAGATGTAAATGAATGCGAGGACAGTCCATGTAGAAATAATGCTACATGCGAGAATGAACCGGGGTCTTTCCGATGTTCTTGTACTGACGGGTTTTTGGGCAAACTTTGCGAGGAGGACCTAGATGAGTGTTTACAGTCACCGTGCATCAATGGAACATGCAACAACACGTACGGTTCGTTCGAATGTGATTGTTTCGATCGTTTTCGTGGCAAGCTTTGTGATACCTACGTTAGTGCTATTGTGAAG aaacCCTGGGCGGTCACACATTGGTACGCTATTCTAGTCATTGTCACAGGCGGGGTAATCCTTTCCTTGTTACCTGCAGTCATTTACGTCAACAAAAGACG AATACAGATGTCAAGGACGAATGGGAGTGTGCGAAAGTGGGTATCCCCGGAAGACCTGACTTCTAACGGGTATGATAACATTGTTCATAATGGCGAAACTCCACAGTATGGTAGAATAATCAGGTATCTTACTCCACATCGTACGCACAGATAA